A stretch of the Streptosporangium sp. NBC_01755 genome encodes the following:
- a CDS encoding replicative DNA helicase codes for MTTDLGLSGFERWAPSDAVIAAEIAVAGAAMQSKTALEEASDLVTAEDFFSPARSVFAAALALLADGKPVDPASVFGELTARGDAERVGGGTYLAKLMEHAATAGSVTYHARRIAADARRRRIHLACSQGIQVAEGADWDAETDVDRIRKLIDEAAAGRDAHRDTDLVDVVTELLDELENPPTTLVGVAPPYLDLERDYIPTFKPGQLIVIAARPSVGKSLVAVDIARSAALRDGQRAVLFTLEMSKKEVLSRLFAAEATVKHDHITGRRVSPDELEKISKASWRVTESPLIIDDSPNCSLEHIRSRLRSLSRTGETGIVIIDYLQLLKSPAKIDIREQQVAAQSRGLKLMAREFGVPIVLLAQLNRGPTQRADAIPRMSEIRESGAVEQDADIVILLHREDFYEPESKRAGEVDLIIEKNRGGKRGTVTLAHQLHYSRFVDMANPTSGTPTRGHLRAV; via the coding sequence GTGACCACAGACCTCGGACTGAGCGGCTTCGAACGGTGGGCGCCCAGCGACGCCGTCATCGCCGCGGAAATCGCCGTCGCCGGCGCCGCCATGCAATCCAAGACAGCGCTCGAAGAAGCCTCTGACCTCGTAACCGCCGAAGACTTCTTCAGCCCCGCCCGGTCGGTGTTCGCCGCCGCGCTGGCGCTGCTGGCCGACGGCAAACCCGTCGACCCCGCCTCGGTGTTCGGTGAGCTGACCGCCCGCGGTGACGCTGAGCGGGTCGGAGGCGGCACGTACCTGGCGAAGCTGATGGAGCATGCGGCCACCGCCGGGTCGGTCACCTACCACGCCCGCCGCATCGCCGCCGATGCGCGCCGCCGCAGGATCCACCTGGCGTGCAGCCAAGGCATCCAGGTCGCCGAGGGCGCCGACTGGGACGCCGAAACCGACGTCGACCGGATCCGCAAGCTCATCGACGAGGCCGCCGCCGGGCGGGATGCGCACCGCGACACCGACCTGGTCGACGTCGTCACCGAACTCCTCGACGAGCTGGAGAACCCGCCCACCACGTTGGTCGGGGTTGCTCCGCCGTACCTGGACTTGGAGCGGGACTACATCCCGACGTTCAAGCCGGGCCAGCTCATCGTGATCGCCGCCCGCCCCTCGGTCGGTAAGTCCCTGGTCGCGGTGGACATCGCCCGGTCCGCGGCGTTGCGAGATGGGCAGCGGGCGGTGCTGTTCACGCTGGAGATGTCGAAGAAGGAAGTCCTGTCGCGTCTGTTCGCGGCGGAGGCGACGGTCAAGCACGACCACATCACGGGCCGCCGGGTGTCGCCGGACGAGCTGGAGAAGATCAGCAAGGCGAGTTGGCGGGTCACCGAGTCGCCGCTGATCATCGACGACTCCCCGAACTGCTCTCTGGAGCACATCCGTAGCCGCCTGCGGAGCCTGTCGCGGACCGGCGAAACCGGCATCGTCATCATCGACTACCTGCAGTTGCTGAAATCCCCAGCGAAGATCGACATCCGGGAGCAGCAGGTCGCCGCCCAAAGCCGCGGCTTGAAGCTCATGGCCCGCGAGTTCGGTGTCCCGATCGTGTTGCTCGCCCAGCTCAACCGCGGACCCACCCAAAGGGCCGACGCGATCCCCCGCATGAGTGAGATCCGGGAGAGCGGCGCCGTGGAGCAGGACGCCGACATCGTGATTCTTCTGCACCGGGAGGACTTCTACGAGCCGGAGTCCAAGCGGGCCGGCGAAGTCGATCTGATCATCGAGAAGAACCGGGGCGGCAAACGCGGCACGGTCACGCTCGCCCACCAGCTCCACTACAGCCGGTTCGTCGACATGGCCAACCCCACGTCAGGCACGCCCACCCGCGGCCACCTGCGAGCGGTCTAA
- a CDS encoding DUF5131 family protein, whose product MADTKIEWATHVWNPTTGCDRVSSGCDNCYALTMAKRLKGMGAEKYQRDGDPKTSGPGFGVSEHRGTLNEPFGWRKPRRVFVNSMSDLFHESVSENFIAQVFATMASTPKHTYMILTKRHARMRSLLRKWAPVTGVTPWVHIGPWPLPNVWLGVSVEDQRWADIRVPALLETPAAVRFLSCEPLLGPVDLWGPVDQYGGRPKLTYWLDGRPGWGPEETTETGLVTQPLTVGPRIDWVIVGGESGPGARPMHPDWARTIRDQCAHSGVSFHFKQWGEYIPESLGAQVITRHTAKTAQYADLKGGHRPANIGARNGAATCHRVGKKAAGRELDGRTWDEFPTVHAAAVVA is encoded by the coding sequence ATGGCTGACACGAAGATCGAGTGGGCGACCCACGTGTGGAATCCCACCACCGGATGCGACCGTGTCTCCTCCGGGTGCGACAACTGCTACGCCCTCACGATGGCCAAGCGACTCAAGGGCATGGGCGCCGAGAAGTACCAGCGCGACGGCGACCCGAAGACGAGCGGCCCCGGGTTCGGAGTGTCCGAGCACCGCGGCACGCTGAACGAACCGTTCGGCTGGCGCAAGCCGCGCCGCGTGTTCGTGAACTCGATGAGCGACCTGTTCCACGAGTCGGTGTCAGAGAACTTCATCGCCCAGGTGTTCGCCACGATGGCCTCAACTCCGAAGCACACATACATGATCCTCACGAAGCGGCACGCCCGCATGCGGTCGCTGCTGCGGAAGTGGGCGCCCGTCACCGGTGTCACGCCGTGGGTGCACATCGGGCCGTGGCCGCTGCCGAACGTGTGGCTCGGGGTCTCCGTCGAGGATCAGCGGTGGGCTGACATCCGCGTCCCGGCGCTGTTGGAGACTCCGGCCGCGGTGCGGTTCTTGTCCTGCGAGCCGCTTCTCGGGCCCGTTGACCTCTGGGGGCCCGTCGACCAGTACGGCGGGCGTCCGAAGCTGACGTACTGGCTCGACGGCCGACCTGGCTGGGGTCCTGAGGAGACCACCGAGACCGGGCTCGTGACCCAGCCGCTCACGGTTGGCCCGCGCATCGACTGGGTCATTGTTGGTGGCGAGTCCGGCCCCGGAGCGCGGCCTATGCATCCCGACTGGGCCCGCACTATCCGCGACCAATGCGCGCACTCTGGGGTGTCGTTCCACTTCAAGCAGTGGGGCGAGTACATCCCCGAGTCCCTCGGCGCCCAAGTCATCACGAGACACACCGCGAAGACCGCCCAGTACGCCGACCTCAAGGGCGGCCACCGTCCGGCGAACATCGGCGCCCGCAACGGCGCAGCGACCTGCCACCGCGTCGGCAAGAAGGCCGCCGGCCGCGAACTCGATGGCCGCACATGGGATGAGTTCCCGACGGTTCACGCTGCGGCGGTGGTCGCGTGA
- a CDS encoding vWA domain-containing protein, whose protein sequence is MTNSNLRHIVIILDRSGSMALVKDDTEGGLKAFLAEQINAPSETTVSLYQFDDRYEIVYENTPLADVPDFALKPRGMTALLDAVGMTINRVGGHLATLPEDSRPGEVVAVILTDGAENSSKEYTLPQVKDLITRQRDTYGWAFVFLGADQDAFAAAGGMGIGRASTLSYGSNRTEESMTRAGAMVTRGSRTGDYTFTDDDRDATSA, encoded by the coding sequence ATGACGAACTCGAACCTCCGCCACATCGTGATCATCCTCGACCGGTCGGGCTCCATGGCTCTCGTCAAGGACGACACCGAAGGCGGACTCAAGGCATTCCTCGCCGAGCAGATCAACGCGCCCAGCGAGACCACCGTGAGCCTCTACCAGTTCGACGACCGCTACGAGATCGTCTACGAAAACACGCCCCTCGCTGACGTCCCCGACTTCGCGTTGAAGCCCCGTGGCATGACTGCCCTTCTTGACGCGGTCGGCATGACCATCAACCGCGTCGGCGGCCATCTGGCCACGCTGCCCGAGGACAGCAGGCCCGGCGAAGTCGTCGCGGTGATCCTCACCGACGGCGCCGAGAACAGCTCGAAGGAGTACACGCTCCCGCAGGTCAAGGACCTCATCACCCGCCAGCGGGATACCTACGGGTGGGCGTTCGTGTTCCTCGGCGCGGACCAGGACGCTTTCGCCGCTGCTGGCGGGATGGGCATCGGCCGCGCGTCCACGCTCTCCTATGGCTCTAACCGGACGGAGGAATCGATGACTAGGGCGGGCGCGATGGTGACCCGCGGCTCCCGGACGGGTGACTACACGTTCACCGACGACGACCGCGACGCGACCTCCGCCTGA
- a CDS encoding HIT family protein: MPDACVFCQIVAGQAPARIVAEWDDTLAIRPLNPVTDGHVLVIPKRHVADAAEDPAVSAVVMRAAAELAVPPYNIITSAGREATQSVFHLHLHIVPRKESDGLALPWYSGRGGKGAHHG; encoded by the coding sequence ATGCCTGACGCCTGCGTGTTCTGCCAGATCGTCGCCGGACAAGCCCCAGCAAGGATCGTCGCTGAGTGGGACGACACGCTCGCGATCCGCCCGCTCAACCCGGTCACCGACGGCCATGTGCTCGTCATCCCGAAGCGGCACGTCGCCGACGCGGCAGAGGACCCCGCCGTGTCGGCGGTCGTGATGCGCGCCGCCGCTGAGCTGGCCGTCCCGCCGTACAACATCATCACCTCGGCAGGGCGTGAGGCCACGCAAAGCGTGTTCCACCTGCACCTGCACATCGTGCCCCGCAAGGAGAGCGACGGCTTGGCCCTGCCCTGGTACAGCGGGCGCGGCGGGAAGGGCGCACACCATGGCTGA
- a CDS encoding helix-turn-helix domain-containing protein, which produces MADDLRQREEDWPALARAVRDRRRELGIPTQEVAAWRAGMSQNTWQRVESGTPVSPRSLAAVANLLGWDAGHPMAILSGASDQPISQNRENAAACRHGCATCRDTPKPVHPERRALRDRYASAVAWAYCTPHAIADAVLAVRDEELEGAHAAEEALDGAQEALARVAALARRLAETDPKTADLIAETILGVAGECKPGAALALLDAPPESR; this is translated from the coding sequence ATGGCTGACGACCTCCGCCAGCGCGAGGAAGACTGGCCCGCACTCGCCCGAGCCGTACGAGACCGCCGCCGAGAACTCGGCATTCCGACCCAGGAAGTCGCTGCTTGGCGGGCTGGGATGTCGCAGAACACCTGGCAGCGCGTGGAGTCGGGGACGCCGGTCAGCCCACGCTCCCTGGCGGCTGTAGCGAACCTGCTCGGCTGGGACGCGGGCCACCCGATGGCGATCCTGTCGGGAGCCTCTGACCAGCCGATTTCCCAGAACCGGGAAAACGCTGCCGCTTGCCGGCATGGCTGCGCGACATGCCGGGACACCCCCAAGCCGGTACACCCCGAGAGGAGAGCGCTCCGCGACCGGTACGCGTCGGCGGTCGCGTGGGCCTACTGCACCCCGCATGCCATCGCCGACGCCGTTCTGGCCGTCCGAGATGAGGAGTTGGAGGGCGCCCACGCTGCCGAGGAGGCGCTGGACGGCGCCCAGGAAGCGCTCGCCCGTGTCGCTGCCCTGGCCCGTCGCCTCGCGGAGACGGATCCGAAGACCGCGGACCTGATCGCGGAAACGATCCTTGGGGTGGCGGGGGAATGCAAGCCCGGCGCCGCTCTCGCGCTCCTTGATGCTCCTCCGGAGTCCCGGTGA
- a CDS encoding DUF6283 family protein: protein MTSKPRVVGVHDGGDGEWGVTTLVGGNRAHQTHPCPACPWRRDAPTDVFPPEAFRHSARTTYDLATSKFACHMSGRERPKTCAGFLLRGASDNLAVRMSAADYSGVHSTVDLYDDYRQMAVANGVDPDDPALAPCRGDRSMEYLPHREDS from the coding sequence ATGACCAGCAAGCCCAGAGTCGTGGGCGTCCACGACGGAGGCGACGGCGAGTGGGGCGTCACGACACTCGTCGGCGGCAACCGCGCCCACCAGACCCACCCCTGCCCGGCGTGCCCCTGGCGCAGAGACGCACCCACAGACGTCTTCCCGCCCGAGGCGTTCCGCCACTCGGCCCGCACCACCTACGACCTGGCCACCAGCAAGTTCGCCTGCCACATGTCCGGCCGCGAACGGCCGAAGACCTGTGCCGGCTTCCTGCTGCGCGGCGCATCCGACAACCTCGCCGTCCGCATGAGCGCCGCTGACTACTCCGGAGTTCACTCCACGGTTGACCTGTACGACGACTACCGGCAGATGGCGGTCGCCAACGGCGTGGACCCGGACGACCCTGCGCTGGCGCCATGTCGTGGGGACCGGTCGATGGAGTACCTGCCGCACCGAGAGGACAGCTGA
- a CDS encoding DUF6221 family protein yields the protein MNEDLPARLRAAIEQRKALAEAATQGEWIDDGGIYVGHEMNGIVDHVYQDEDQAHIVANQPSAVLARCKADLDTLDRCEKYLGTPQEESFAMLMWHATRLAEATITDLAKGYNITEEET from the coding sequence TTGAACGAGGACCTGCCCGCCCGACTCCGCGCGGCGATCGAGCAGAGGAAAGCCCTCGCCGAAGCCGCCACCCAAGGCGAGTGGATCGACGACGGCGGCATCTACGTCGGCCACGAGATGAACGGAATCGTCGACCACGTCTATCAGGACGAAGACCAAGCGCACATCGTGGCCAACCAGCCGAGCGCGGTCCTCGCCCGATGCAAGGCAGATCTTGACACCCTCGACCGCTGCGAAAAGTACCTAGGCACTCCTCAAGAGGAGTCTTTCGCCATGCTGATGTGGCACGCTACCCGGCTGGCTGAAGCGACGATCACGGACCTCGCCAAGGGCTACAACATCACCGAGGAGGAGACGTGA